In one Romeriopsis navalis LEGE 11480 genomic region, the following are encoded:
- a CDS encoding DUF2252 domain-containing protein: MVTRDVVDRIVKFNADRQIDGVQRKYAAMANDPFSFFRGTCHLFYQDLATPDAQPIHATPPVWICGDLHLQNFGSFKGDDRLVYFDLNDFDEALLAPCGWELVRLLTSLFVAREVTDLDRDATQTLAQLFLTSYTTELLTGKSRTIHRETATGVVAKLLEDLRKRDRPKFLNKRSVSDGQLRQFKFKSGKTEPISDAIATQIQDCIQQWAATTAKPEFYKILDIAHRIAGNGSLGLERYIILVQGKGSPDQNYCLDLKASRPSSLQPYLSQSCPEIRQPNWSTNADRIVAIQQRFQESPPALLHPLQLRQKSFVLRELQPTADKVDLPKHSGKLKRLGKLVETMAQVTAWGQLRSSGRAGSTIADELIDFAQRARQWHPALLQYAAQYAQQVHADHAQFQQAWQSGVLHPPK; encoded by the coding sequence ATGGTAACGCGTGACGTAGTCGATCGGATTGTCAAATTCAATGCTGATCGACAAATTGACGGAGTCCAGCGCAAATATGCCGCGATGGCCAATGATCCATTTAGCTTTTTTCGGGGCACCTGCCACCTGTTCTATCAGGACTTAGCCACCCCCGACGCGCAACCCATCCATGCAACACCGCCGGTCTGGATTTGTGGCGATCTGCATTTGCAAAACTTTGGCAGCTTCAAGGGTGACGATCGTCTAGTTTACTTTGACCTCAACGACTTCGATGAAGCCTTATTGGCCCCCTGCGGCTGGGAATTAGTCCGCTTGCTCACCAGTTTATTCGTGGCGCGGGAAGTGACGGATCTCGATCGCGATGCCACCCAAACCCTGGCCCAACTCTTTCTCACCAGTTACACCACGGAACTTCTCACCGGCAAATCCCGCACGATTCACCGGGAAACGGCCACTGGGGTGGTTGCAAAACTGCTCGAAGATCTGCGGAAACGCGATCGCCCTAAATTTCTTAATAAACGTTCAGTCTCCGACGGTCAACTCCGCCAGTTCAAATTCAAATCTGGCAAAACCGAACCCATCAGTGACGCCATCGCCACCCAAATTCAGGACTGCATTCAGCAATGGGCCGCGACGACAGCCAAACCAGAATTCTACAAAATTCTCGATATTGCCCACCGCATTGCTGGCAACGGCAGTTTAGGCCTAGAGCGCTACATCATCCTGGTCCAAGGCAAAGGCTCACCGGATCAGAATTACTGCCTCGATCTCAAAGCATCCCGACCGTCATCGCTCCAGCCATACCTCAGCCAAAGCTGCCCCGAAATTAGGCAACCCAATTGGTCCACCAACGCCGATCGCATCGTCGCGATTCAACAACGGTTTCAAGAGTCCCCACCGGCATTGCTGCATCCACTCCAACTGCGCCAAAAATCCTTCGTCCTGCGCGAACTCCAACCCACCGCCGACAAAGTTGATCTTCCTAAACACAGCGGGAAACTGAAACGTCTGGGCAAGTTAGTCGAAACCATGGCCCAAGTGACAGCTTGGGGACAGCTCCGCAGTAGCGGCCGGGCGGGGAGCACGATCGCCGATGAGCTGATCGATTTTGCCCAGCGGGCCCGGCAGTGGCACCCTGCGTTGCTGCAATACGCCGCACAATATGCCCAACAAGTTCATGCGGACCATGCACAATTTCAGCAAGCTTGGCAAAGTGGCGTACTGCATCCGCCAAAGTGA